Part of the Bdellovibrio bacteriovorus genome, TCGATCACGGCTTCGGCTTGCATTTCGGTGCGCACGTTTTTACAGCGGACGATATTGATTTCTTTAGAGGAATATTGCACTAACGCCGCCCGAATCATCGTCGCCGCGGTTTCGCCGGTGGAATCTGAAAGAATATAAATCGTGTAAACTTGTCCGGCGTCTGTCATGGATGACTCTTTAGTCCGCAAAACCGTTGATCAGTTCGGTACGCACGTGTTCGATGTGTTCTTTCAACCAAAGATCCGCGAGGCTAGAAAATAAAATGAAGGCAAAATCAGGTGTGACCTTCACCAGCAAGCACGTGGTTTTATTTTGCGGATCAAGATGTGAAAGTTGCAACTTTTCTAACATTTGTGAGGAGGACGTTTTTAGCACACTTAACATGGTCATCGGTGGCAGTTGAATCCATAGTTTGCCATTAGCGTTCTTTAAAAGCTGAGTTTGTCCTTGCTGGAACGAGGCTTGGGCGCGCCATTGGCCATCATTATTTTCTAATAAGATGCCAGCATCAAAAAGCATCGCGAGGCGAGAGAAAACCACGATGGCGCGATCAATGTTGTCTTTAGGCAAACCTAGCGAAAGACCGCGCACCAAGCTAAGATCACGGGACACTTCAAAAGCCGCGCGACGTTCGGACTCTTCCACTTTTTGATCGAAATCATTTTCTAAGATGGATTCGAATCGACGTTGTAAGCGGTTGAATTTTGAAGCCAGCGATTGAGTCAGTTTTTCCATTAAGTCTCCTACTGAGCATATAGATAAGTNNNNNNNNNNNNNNNNNNNNNNNNNNNNNNNNNNNNNNNNNNNNNNNNNNNNNNNNNNNNNNNNNNNNNNNNNNNNNNNAACTTATCTATATGCTCAGTAATATTGTGGGGAGAATTAGGTCGTTAATCAAGCACGACGGTGAATTCAGGGACTGTATGGTGGGACTGCCAAGCGGTCTGAAGGCTCCCGGTACTTTGTCCAGGAGGCAAGAAGACACGCAAAGAAGGCTCTTTAAGCTGGCTCCAAACTTCGAAAATTCTTGTGCTCCATTCGCGCAGGTCACCATTCCAAGGAAGAATGACCACCCACTTATTTGGCAGCAGATTTTCAGAGCTGATCATCAGGGGAGTGGTCCCCATTTTCTGGGGTGTGCGAACATTCAGCTCACTTTCACGCAAGACATCGGTCAGATATTTTTCTAAGTGCGGGGATACATGGCGAGAAGATTTGCAAACTTGAAAGTTTAAATACCAATCAAGTTTGGCTGTCCATTGCGACTTTTCCAAATCAGGCACGATCCACAAGTCGGATCCAGGATTCAATGCACTGGCCTGGGAAAGAACGCTCAAAGCCATCAGCGGGCCTTACTAACTTGGTCCAGAAGACCATTAACGAAACTTGCCGATTCTGTGGTTCCGTATTTTTTGGCAATCTCTACGGCTTCATTGATAGCGATATTTTCTTTGATCGGATCAGCGGCGAATTTCATTTCATACACAGCGATACGCAAAATATTGCGATCAATGGTCGCCATGCGCTCCACTTTCCAGTGAGCACTAGAAGCTTGGATTTTAGCATCGATTTCGGCTTTTTTACTTTGCACGCCTTTGATCAACGCATCGGCGTAAGAAGTGGTTTCTTCTTCAACACTTTGTTCAAAAACATCGAGCAATGTTTGTGGGCTGATTTGCGGCGCGAACTCAGTTTGAAATAGGATTTGGAGAGCGAGTTCTCTGGCTTGTCGTCTTGCTGTCAGTTTCATGGTTCGGTTTCTTTTCGTTGTCTACTAAGTTCATGGAAGTCAGACTTAATTGTGGATTATTTGTATCCACAAAATCAAGAAGTTCAGTGTCTTCCAGGGTCTCGACAAATTCTTGGACGTCTTTAAAGGTACGATACACACTTGCAAAACGGATGTAAGCCACGTCATCAAGCTGTTTGATTTCAGCCATGACTTTCTTTCCGATCAAGCGAGAAGAGATTTCGCTCTCTCCACGGTTGATAACCCAGGCCGAGATACGTTCAACGACCGCGTCGATTTGCGCTAGACTTACGGGGCGTTTTTGACAAGCTGCTTGCAGGCCTTTTAAGATTTTCTCTTTGCTGAAAGGTTCACGGCGTCCATCTTTTTTAATGATGAAGGGGAAAGCCAACATGATGGTTTCCACCGTCGAGAAACGGGCTTTGCATTCTAAACATTCGCGACGCCGACGGATGCTGCCATCCTTCTGCACTCGCGTGTCTAAAACTCTGTCATCTGCATGCGCACAAAATGGGCATTTCATAGTCTTTGGTCCCGTCCTAAAGCTGCTTGGAGATTAGGGGAGCGGGCATTCATGAGTCAATCTAAGCAGAGGTAATGCTAGGCTGCGTCAAGGGCTTAACTCTGGCAGCAAAAGCTGGATAGAATAGAAGACAGAATTGAGGTGCGTGTGAAGACTTTTCTTTTGATCATTTTGCCCTTGTTGGTCGGTTCGGTCGGATGGGCGCAAAGCTCTCAACCTATCGTGGGGCGCGATGCGGCGACGAAGTATTTTCAAAAAAGAGATGTTTCCAATGATATCCAAAGTGGTGGCATCACGGGCGCAAATGATCACTATCTGGCTTTACACTACGGAAGATTGATGTCTTCTCAGTCTTATGATTGGGGAAAAAACGGCCAAGAAGATGATGTCGGTAAAAACAATTTCGGCGTCACCTATCGCATCGGCGAGTGGGTGAACTCGATGGATATGAACATCCGTATCGACTATATGGACTATGAGATTGCCGGAGAAAAACCGACGAAACTTTCATTCCTACCTTTGATCACATTCCCGGATGCGAATTCTCGCTTTCCGCTTTATTTCGGTGCGGGCTTAGGCTTGGGAGTTTTCTTAAAGCAAATCAACGAAAAATCGGCGATCTCTTTGGACTATCAATTGGTGGCGGGGGCCAGATTTTTCAACGTCTTTGAAAACACTGGCTTCTTTATCGAAGCTGGTCTAAAAAACAGCCTTTTCATCCTGTCCTCAGGACAATATAACGGCACCTTTTTAGCAGGTGGATTGGTATTTACGTTTTGAAAATTCATAAGCACTTGGTTGCGCAGGTCGTGACCACTCTGGAAGAGATTTTTGATCAAGGGCAATACGCCGACAAAGTCATCGAACGTTCGATGAAGTCCAACAAAGCTTGGGGCGCACGAGACCGCAAGTTTTTTGCCGAAACCGTTTACGAAATCGTGCGTTGGGAGCGTCTTTTAAGTCATGTCGCTGACAATAACGATTTTTGGGCCATCTGGGCCGCGTACTGGATTCGTCAAGGTCATGAGCTTCCAGACTGGGAAGAGCTTTCCGATATCGATGCAAAATTCATTCAAGCACGTTTAAAAGATCTGCCGTCTTTTGCGGTGGCTCAGTCGATTCCGGACTGGATGCACGAGCGTGGCACAACTGAATTAGGGGATGCGTGGAAAGACGTGATGCGCGCGTTGAATAAGCCCGCAGAAGTTTTCTTACGCGTAAACACTTTGAAATCAAATCCCGATCAAGTGATTAAATCTTTAGCCGAAGATGGCATTGAAGCGGTGAAAGTTTCTGCGGATTTGCCGGTGGCTTTGCGTTTGCCGGTAAGAAAAAATGTCTTCACTTCGAAGGCTTTCAAAGAAGGTTTCTTTGAAGTGCAAGATGCTTCTTCACAAATGATTGCTCCACTTTTGGGAGTTGAGCCGGGTCATCGCGTGATTGATGCGTGCGCGGGGGCTGGTGGCAAAAGCTTGCACATGGCCGCGATGATGAAGAACAAAGGCAAGATCATCTCTTTAGATATTCACGAATGGAAATTAAATGAGCTAAAAATCCGTGCGCGCCGAGATGGGGTGGACGTGATTGAAACCCGTTTGATTGATTCTTCCAAAGTGATCAAACGCATGCACGCAACGGCCGATCGTTTGTTATTGGATGTGCCGTGTTCCGGAATGGGCGTGCTTCGTCGTAATCCCGATACAAAATGGAAATTAAATAACGACGAGATCGCGCGCCTGCAGCAGCTGCAATATGAAATCTTAACCAGCTATTGTGTCATGACCAAAAAAGGCGGGCGCATGGTTTATGCGACTTGCAGTATCCTGCCGAGTGAAAACGAAAAGCAGATCGAACGTTTCTTAAAAGAGCACGGTCAGGACTGGACCTTGATTCAAGAAATTCATTTGCGCCCGGATAAAGAGGGCTTTGATGGATTTTATGGAGCCCTTTTAGAACGACGTTAGTCCAAAGTTGTTAGCTGGACTTGGTAGTTTATGGCGAAGCTCTCAAAACCACGAGATACTCATTTTGTGGGCCGTATAGCTTTTCTTGTCCTCTTCTTAACAGCTTCCTCGTCTTTTGCCGGTATTATGATTGATGTCGGTGGCATCTATTATTCAGATTCTTTAACAACTCCCAGTGATCGCACTTCCACGCAGATGTTTTATGGAGGGGGGTTATTATTAGACCTCGGCAAACAAGCCTGGTTGGGATTTAACTATTCTGGAATAAATCAAACGCAGTCGACCAGTACGACAACAACCTTTAGCAGTTCCGATATGGGTGTGGGATTTAAATATCAACTGGGTCGCGGGAAATTATACAACTTTGGTGCTGCCTATAATCTGATAAGTAAAGCCACTTATTCATCTGGAACGACGAATGAAAACTGGGAAGGCACAAGCTTTTTAGTTTCATTCGGTGTGTCACCCGAAGTCGCCGAGAAACTTTATATTGGTATGTCGTTGAACTATTTTTCGGCAAGTTACACCAAGAAGATTGTAAATAATGTTGAATCCAGTGCGTCGAATGGCAAAACTTGGCTATTTCCGATGCTCACCGTCACCAAACAGTGGTGACGCAAGAGGCTGATACCGCACATTAGTTTATTTTCATTTGAAACGTCCCCACCCCATTGATATCACCTTCGGGCAACAAACAGGGGGACCTAATGATTCGTTCACTAACAGCATTCGTTTTGGCTTTGGGCTTGGCAAACACAGCTTTGGCCGTTGATAAATCTTACTATGAAATCAAAAACATGAAAGTGACGGACGTCACTGAAAAATACTCTTCTCAAGTAAACCCAATGGCTCAGCCAGGTTTGAATGAAGAGTGCGCATCTTCTGGTCCATTCGCGATCCGTTACTCTGGTCAAGCACCAGCAGATTTGAATCCACTAAATGGTGTAGAGTTGATCGTAGATCAAATCATCAACATTGGTAAAAAAATCTGGACGATCGTTCAAGCGGGTAAACCAGTGATGAACATCAAATTGGATACAGCCAATGCTCTTCCAAAAGGTTTGACTTGCTGGTCTGATCTTTCTGGTTGGAATGTTCCTGAATCAAAAGTTTACCAAATCGATTACACAAATGGTTTCGGTATGAACGTAGTAAGCTTCGCGTACCGCGTAACTTACACTGCGGGCGGATCAGCAAACGGCGTGGGTAAATACATCACGAACGCGACCTTTATGCCAGCTAACGTAAAAGTAGCATGGGGCTTCCAATTCGACGCCGAAGCAGCCATCCCATCAGTATTCAACACGGGAACAAAAGAAGCTCCAGTAGCAGGAATGCAAATGAACATGGGCTGGAAAGTAACTTCTCCAGTAGTAGAACACTTGTCATCAGAATCATACTTCGTGTCTGGCGAAAACAAGTTAATCAAATTGCAATAATCTTGGTAACACGAGTTTTATAGGCTCAAAGGTCCCTCCGGGACCTTTTTGCTTTTTTAGGAACGCAAAAAGTCTTTCGACGTGATGACCTTCACGAAGCCCAAATTCCGTCTGATCTAAGTTCTTATTTTTTTATTTTCTGATTTCTTCTTATTGCTTCAACCAAGACTGGTTCATTGAGATGGGGTGTTACCCTTAATTTGTGGGCTCCGCAGCGACACGAAGTCGTATGAACCTGCGGCGAGGCCCGGATGGCCGTCCCACAAATTAAGGGTAACACTCCATCTCAATGGTAAAGCAGGCTATGATTGAAAAAAGAAGCAAGAACCAACAAGAAGGCTAAAAGAAGATTTTGATTCCTGACCTAATCCCTGTGCGATCGGTGACAGTGTCTTCCGTCGCAGCAGGGATCTTGTTTTTTTGGCTCTCCTTATACCAAGCACCGAAGATCCGCAGAGCTTTGAAGTCTATGAAAACTCCCGCTTCGGTCATATCTCCTTTGACGTCGCCTAATTCATCAGTCGATGTCGGCAGGAAATATCTGTATTTTCCGTCGATTCCAAAATATTTGGTTAAGTATAATTGCAAACTGGCTTGCCCGAATTGCTGACGTAAAGTGCTCGTATCCGAAGTGCGCGTGCGTTGACCATAATGAATGGTGAACGAGGTGTTCTGAATGGAATTTCCTAAAAGGCGCAGATTGAAAATACCGGAAAGATCGTTGAAGCCTTCTTCCGTATTATTCTCATATTCGGCGGTCACCCCCACGAGTTGGGCATAGGCGGCGGCTTCGGCCTTGTAAGACGAATGCGATTTTGCTTCGGAGCCATCGCCAAGATCGGTCTTAAACGAGTTGTAAGAGCCCGACATCATAAATTCAAACGCGGACGGTGAATTAAGGGAAAGCCATTGATCCATCATGCGATTGCGCTCTTTCATCGCGAGCCAATCGGTGAGGGACCAGCGGCCTTTTTCGCGATTGGCGGATCTTTGGGTGAAGTCGATCCCAGAGCTCCATTTGCTCTTGGTTTGAGCCTCAGACAGAGACGAAAAGATGATAATGCACAGTAGAAGCAAGGATGTAATTCTAGACATAGGCTTATTTTCCCGCTTTTATATCGAAAACCCTAATTTTTCCCACGCTGAGACGTACTGTTTGTCTCAAAATATGTCGAAAAAAGGAGGCCTCGTGGTTCACGATTTTGACCCATTTGCACTTAGAATTTCCGGAGACTTCGGTATCCGTTGGTATGGTTTGTCTTACATGATGGGCTTTATTTGTGCCTATCTTCTGATCAAGTGGTTGGCCCAACGCCAGCGTTCGGGATTAACCGCCCAAATGGTGGGCGATTTCATCACGTATGGTGCGATTGGCACTTTGGTGGGCGGTCGTCTGGGGTATGTATTTTTTTATGGCCCGGATTTGTTAACAAAATTCAAAGGTGAGTTCCCTTGGTGGGGAGTTCTCGCGGTGAACGAAGGCGGGATGGCGAGCCACGGTGGTATTATCGGGATCGTGATTGCGTGTTGGTTGTTTGCCCGCAAATACTCCGTGAACACACTTTATCTTTTCGATTTAGTGGCCGTTGTTGGACCTTTGGGAGTTTTCTTTGGTCGTATTGCGAACTTTATCAACGGTGAACTTGTGGGACGTCCTTGTGATCCGACCTATCCGTTGGCGGTGAAGTTTCCTCAAGATATTTATTCTTGGCCGGCGGCAGAAGCGGGACGTTTACCGGAGCTTGCACCCGTGGCTGAAAAAGTCGGTGTGACATCTGAAAAATGGTTAGAGCTCGCGCAAAATTTCCGTATGGACATCGGCGCGCGCGAACAGTTGTATGATATTTTAAATAAAATCGTTGTCGGCATCCAAGATGGCAACACGGCGGCCAAAGAGGCCATCGCGCCTTTATTAACGCCTCGTTATCCATCACAGCTTTTTGCGGCTTTAGGCGAAGGCTTGTTTTTGTTTTTAATTTTGTTCTTCTTGTGGCGCAAACCGCGTAAGCCAGGATTTATCGCGGCTTGTTTTGTATTGCTGTATGCGATCGTGCGTGTGATCGATGAACACTTCCGTATGCCCGATGCACATATCGGTTATCAGTGGTTGGGATTGACTCGTGGTCAGTGGTTAAGTGTGGTGATGTTTATCGTCGGCTTGATCTTGATGTTCGTTTGGACCCGAGCAAGTTCGTTGTCGGTGCCTGGCTGGGCAAGAGGATATTCGATCAAGTTAAATCGTAAGTAGTCACCGGCAAGCCGGTGACAGGCGGTCTTCGCAAACCTAGTGAGCCGTGGTGCAAACTTTTTCGACGCATTTCTTGCCACCACAATCTGCATCTTTGGTGCAGGCTTGTGGAGCCGCTGAAATATCAGCACTGGGATCTGGCAGGTCTTGGTTAATAACTTCTGCATGGGGGCCTGAATGGGCCGTAGAAACAGAATCCGATTTTTTAGTACATGATAGACACGACAACGCAAAAAGTACGATAACTAAAAACTTCATTCTAAACTCCATGAAAAAAGCGGCCCATCGTGGAGCCTAAAAAATTAAAACTAAATTTTAAATTCGTAAGTCGTCAATGCCGCGCGCGAGATTTCGCTTTGTTCGCCGCTAGCAAAGTTTTTTATCGTGACCGTTTTATTGGCGACTTCATTTCCACCCAAGATCAAAGCGTAATGCGCACCCAGTTTGTTGGCTTTTTGCATTTTCTTGCCCATTTTTCCTGAGAGGAAGTTCTCGGTCTTAATTCCGCGGGCGCGAAGCTCGTGGGATAATTTCACGCTTTCAGCTTCCCCTTGGTCGTCAGCGCCGATCACCGCGACTAAAAGATCTTTTTTCACGGCCAGCTCGGGTGGAACAAGATCAGCCAAACGGTCAAGACCTGCGCCCCAGCCGACGGCCGGTGTGCGTGGGCCGCCCATGGACTCAATCAATCCATCGTAACGACCGCCAGCTAAAACGGTTCCTTGGGCACCTAACTTTTGCGTGGTGAATTCAAAAACAGTGTGAGTGTAGTAATCTAAACCACGCACCAATAATGGATTTAATTTAAATGGAATCCCCAAGGCCTCGATGCCTTTAAGGACGCCGGCAAAAAAATCTTTCGAAGTTGCATTTAGATATTCTGCAAACTTAGGCGCGCCGGTATTGATTTTTTTATCGCCCTCGTCTTTGGAATCTAAAATGCGCAAAGGATTTTTTTCCAAACGCATCTTACTATCTGCGGACAAAGAATCGACGTGTTGAGAGAAGTATTTTACTAGCGCATCGCGATAGGCGGTGCGGCTTTCTGCATCACCCAGAGTATTGATTTCAAGCGTGCACTCGGCCGCGATTCCGATGGATTTTAAAAAGTCCCAAGCAAGCGCGATCGTTTCAACATCCGCCAGGGGCGAATCGTAACCTAAGCACTCGGTGCCGATTTGATAGAATTGGCGATAGCGGCCTTTTTGCGGGCGTTCATAGCGAAACATCGGACCTGAATAATAAAATTTAAGAGGTAAATTCTGACTTAAGCCCTCGGAAATAAAGGCGCGCGCCACTCCCGCCGTGCCCTCCGGTCTCAGCGTGAGATTTTCTCCACCCCGATCGGTGAAGTCATAAGTTTCTTTGTTTACGACGTCAGAAGTTTCGCCCAAAGTGCGATGAAAAACGTCAGAAAATTCGAAAATAGGAGTTTCAATTTCTCCGTAACCATACAGAATCGCGTTGCGATAGGCTGATTCTTCGACAAAGCGGAAAACATTCGAAAGCTCCGGAAGAAGATCGCGGGTGCCTCGTACACATTGAAATTTGTTACTCATAACTATCCTCTTAGATCTGACGTGAACTCCTTTATATCAGAGTGAAGGGCGCGGCGCAAAGCTATTGCATTTACCCCAGGCGAAGTCTTTAATATAAGGAGGAACAATCGGCGAAAATAGGATCTGAAATCATGAAAAAGTTTGTATTAATCGGTATTTTCATTTTAGCCACGGTGGCCGGAGCCGCTCTTTACCATTCCGGCGCGTTAAGTCCTTCGGCGCTAACGGGAGTGGAAGTGGATTGGCGCTTGTTAGGCGATATGGATTATATCACCGGCAAGGCCAGCTCCGAATTAACGGCGCTCAATGGCCAAGCTGTCAAAATTCCGGGGTTTATGGTTCCGTTAGAAGATAACCAGAGAGATGTCGTTGAGTTTTTGTTAGTTCCCAGTCCTCAAGCTTGTATTCACGTGCCGCCACCACCACCGAATCAAATGGTCTACGTGAAAATGAAAAGGGGTGCTGAGGCCGCGCAAGGACCCATCTGGGTTTACGGCACTTTGAATCTTGTCACTAAAAAGTCCATGTATGGAGATGCTTCATTCGAACTCGTCGGCGAGGCTATCGAGCCTTATCGCTAGACCCTTTCGCACAAAGCGAAAGTGCAAAATACGGAGGTTTCAATGCTTAAAGTGATTTTATTTTCTATCACGGCGCTCTCAATTTCAGTCTATGCGCAAGAACACAAAGCCCATGTGCATGGAGCGGCCCAGGTCAGCATGGGCTTTGATGGATCTAAAGGAAAAATTGAGTTTAAAGCACCCGCTGAAACTGTGTTTGGATTTGAACACGAGGCGCGTTCGAAAAAAGATCGTGAGGCCAAAGACAAAGGCCTGCAAGCGCTCAATGACAACATTTCTGAAATGATTGCGTTTGATAAAGAACTGGCTTGCGAAATAAAAATGGAAGCTTCTCAAGTGAATCAAGAAAAAGATCACGCCGATGTGGAAGTAGAATATGCGGTCACTTGTCAAAAGCCAGTTGCGGGGTCCACCATCACATTTAATTTTAAAAAAGGCCTTTCTCGGATTAAAAAGGTGAAGGTCGAAGTGATTGCGGACGAAGTGCAAAAGTCGTTAGAAGTGAAAAAGAACGGAGAAAGTCTTGAGCTCAAGTAATATCCTGATCGAAGTTCGGGACCTGCAGTTTGACTATTTAGACGGGACATCCGTTTTGAATATTCCCGAATTTTCGGTCTTACGCGGGGAAGAACTCTTTCTTTATGGACCCAGTGGAACGGGAAAAACCACTTTGTTAGAAATCTTAGCGGGGGTCTTAAAACCCTCGAAAGGAACTTTAAAAATTTTAGGTTGTGACCTAGTGCAAATGTCGGATGCGGAAAGGGATTCTTTCAGGTCCGAGCATATGGGTTACATCTTTCAGAACTTCAATTTGATTCCTTATCTTAGTGTTCAAGAAAATATCGAACTGCCTTTACATTTAAGTGCAGCTCGTCGTGCCCGTTTAGGCAGTGTCGGCACCGACTTAGTGATTCGCGGCCTGTGCGGAAACTTAGGTATTGGGGATTTGTTAAGTAAACCTGTCGGGGCCTTGAGTGTCGGTCAACAACAGCGCGTGGCCGTGGCCAGAGCTCTTTTGGGGAAGCCGGATTTATTACTGGCCGATGAACCCACATCGGCTTTAGATTTTGATCATCGCGAGAAGTTTTTAAAACTCATGTTCGAACTTGCGGAGCTTTATGGAACCACCGTGGTGTTTGTTTCGCATGATCGCACGATGGAAAAGCTATTCACTCGCACCATTTCTTTAGAGTCTATCAATAGGGCGCATGCATGATTTTTTTGAAACTGGCCATCAAGTCGCTTCGCAACCGTGCTTTTTCAACAACCCTGACGGTGATTTCAATTTGTCTTAGTGTCACTTTGCTTTTGACGGTGGAAAGGGCCAAGCGCGCTGCCGAAGAAGGTTTCACCCAAACCATCAGCCGCACGGATTTGATCGTGGGCGCACGCAGTGGTCCCTTGCAACTGATCTTGTACACGGTCTTCAATATGGGAAATGCCACGCACAATATTTCCTATGATTCCTATAAAACCATCAGCCAATTGCCGAATGTGGCTTGGACCATTCCTTACTCTTTAGGAGACGGTCATCGCGGTTTCCGGGTGGTCGGCACCAACGAAGATTTTTTTAAGTATTATCATTATCGCGGTTACCAGAAGGTGGAACTGGAGCAGGGCGTTCCTTTTGACAAGTTGTGGGACGTGGTGATTGGGGCGGATGTCGCCAATAAATTAGGTTATAAACTAGGAAATCGTATTGTGATATCCCACGGGGTCACCAAAACAGAAGGTGTGCTTAATCACGATGACAAACCTTTTGTGGTCTCGGGGATTATGAAGCCGACGGGAACGCCTTTGGATCGCGCGGTGTATGTCTCTTTAGAAGGGATGGAGGCCTTGCACTTAGATTGGCAAGATGGCTCGGCCCCCACGTCGGACAAGGTGATTCCGAAAGAAAAGATCTCTAAAGAAAATATAAAAGTTGATACGATCACCGCTTTCTTTTTAGGAGCTAAATCCAGAGCCGAAACATTACGCCTGCAAAGAGAAATCAACGACTTTAAATCTGAGCCGTTATTGGCAATCATTCCCGGCGTTGTTTTGTCCGAGCTATGGCAAGGACTTTCTTATATCGAAGGAGTTTTGCGCGGAATTTCTTGGATGGTTGTGGTGGTCGGTTTTTTAGGAATGCTGATTGCATTAACGACAACATTAAATGAACGCCGTCGTGAAATGGCGATCTTGCGCGCTGTGGGTGCCAGGTCCTTCCAAATCGTGGGGCTTTTGGTTTTCGAATCAGCACTGCTGACAACCTTAGGAGTTTTATTTGGCGTGCTTCTTTCTTACGTCTCAATGGCGGTATTAGGTCCGTGGGCTGAACGAGAATTTGGACTTTATTTAGCTGGGGCGGCATTCACCAAAAAAGAACTGTTATACGTCATTGTTACCTTGGTGGGTGGAACCGTTATTGGTTTAATTCCAGCCCTGCGCGCTCAACGCTTAGCCTTAAAAGACGGGCTTAGTATTAAGATTTAACAAGGGCTTCACGTAAGCCTGTTAACTATCAATACCGTTGAAATTA contains:
- the nrdR gene encoding transcriptional regulator NrdR, yielding MKCPFCAHADDRVLDTRVQKDGSIRRRRECLECKARFSTVETIMLAFPFIIKKDGRREPFSKEKILKGLQAACQKRPVSLAQIDAVVERISAWVINRGESEISSRLIGKKVMAEIKQLDDVAYIRFASVYRTFKDVQEFVETLEDTELLDFVDTNNPQLSLTSMNLVDNEKKPNHETDSKTTSQRTRSPNPISN
- a CDS encoding RsmB/NOP family class I SAM-dependent RNA methyltransferase — protein: MKIHKHLVAQVVTTLEEIFDQGQYADKVIERSMKSNKAWGARDRKFFAETVYEIVRWERLLSHVADNNDFWAIWAAYWIRQGHELPDWEELSDIDAKFIQARLKDLPSFAVAQSIPDWMHERGTTELGDAWKDVMRALNKPAEVFLRVNTLKSNPDQVIKSLAEDGIEAVKVSADLPVALRLPVRKNVFTSKAFKEGFFEVQDASSQMIAPLLGVEPGHRVIDACAGAGGKSLHMAAMMKNKGKIISLDIHEWKLNELKIRARRDGVDVIETRLIDSSKVIKRMHATADRLLLDVPCSGMGVLRRNPDTKWKLNNDEIARLQQLQYEILTSYCVMTKKGGRMVYATCSILPSENEKQIERFLKEHGQDWTLIQEIHLRPDKEGFDGFYGALLERR
- a CDS encoding DUF3299 domain-containing protein gives rise to the protein MKKFVLIGIFILATVAGAALYHSGALSPSALTGVEVDWRLLGDMDYITGKASSELTALNGQAVKIPGFMVPLEDNQRDVVEFLLVPSPQACIHVPPPPPNQMVYVKMKRGAEAAQGPIWVYGTLNLVTKKSMYGDASFELVGEAIEPYR
- a CDS encoding ZrgA family zinc uptake protein, giving the protein MLKVILFSITALSISVYAQEHKAHVHGAAQVSMGFDGSKGKIEFKAPAETVFGFEHEARSKKDREAKDKGLQALNDNISEMIAFDKELACEIKMEASQVNQEKDHADVEVEYAVTCQKPVAGSTITFNFKKGLSRIKKVKVEVIADEVQKSLEVKKNGESLELK
- the nusB gene encoding transcription antitermination factor NusB, yielding MKLTARRQARELALQILFQTEFAPQISPQTLLDVFEQSVEEETTSYADALIKGVQSKKAEIDAKIQASSAHWKVERMATIDRNILRIAVYEMKFAADPIKENIAINEAVEIAKKYGTTESASFVNGLLDQVSKAR
- a CDS encoding ABC transporter ATP-binding protein, which encodes MSSSNILIEVRDLQFDYLDGTSVLNIPEFSVLRGEELFLYGPSGTGKTTLLEILAGVLKPSKGTLKILGCDLVQMSDAERDSFRSEHMGYIFQNFNLIPYLSVQENIELPLHLSAARRARLGSVGTDLVIRGLCGNLGIGDLLSKPVGALSVGQQQRVAVARALLGKPDLLLADEPTSALDFDHREKFLKLMFELAELYGTTVVFVSHDRTMEKLFTRTISLESINRAHA
- a CDS encoding ABC transporter permease: MIFLKLAIKSLRNRAFSTTLTVISICLSVTLLLTVERAKRAAEEGFTQTISRTDLIVGARSGPLQLILYTVFNMGNATHNISYDSYKTISQLPNVAWTIPYSLGDGHRGFRVVGTNEDFFKYYHYRGYQKVELEQGVPFDKLWDVVIGADVANKLGYKLGNRIVISHGVTKTEGVLNHDDKPFVVSGIMKPTGTPLDRAVYVSLEGMEALHLDWQDGSAPTSDKVIPKEKISKENIKVDTITAFFLGAKSRAETLRLQREINDFKSEPLLAIIPGVVLSELWQGLSYIEGVLRGISWMVVVVGFLGMLIALTTTLNERRREMAILRAVGARSFQIVGLLVFESALLTTLGVLFGVLLSYVSMAVLGPWAEREFGLYLAGAAFTKKELLYVIVTLVGGTVIGLIPALRAQRLALKDGLSIKI
- the hisS gene encoding histidine--tRNA ligase, which produces MSNKFQCVRGTRDLLPELSNVFRFVEESAYRNAILYGYGEIETPIFEFSDVFHRTLGETSDVVNKETYDFTDRGGENLTLRPEGTAGVARAFISEGLSQNLPLKFYYSGPMFRYERPQKGRYRQFYQIGTECLGYDSPLADVETIALAWDFLKSIGIAAECTLEINTLGDAESRTAYRDALVKYFSQHVDSLSADSKMRLEKNPLRILDSKDEGDKKINTGAPKFAEYLNATSKDFFAGVLKGIEALGIPFKLNPLLVRGLDYYTHTVFEFTTQKLGAQGTVLAGGRYDGLIESMGGPRTPAVGWGAGLDRLADLVPPELAVKKDLLVAVIGADDQGEAESVKLSHELRARGIKTENFLSGKMGKKMQKANKLGAHYALILGGNEVANKTVTIKNFASGEQSEISRAALTTYEFKI
- the lgt gene encoding prolipoprotein diacylglyceryl transferase — translated: MVHDFDPFALRISGDFGIRWYGLSYMMGFICAYLLIKWLAQRQRSGLTAQMVGDFITYGAIGTLVGGRLGYVFFYGPDLLTKFKGEFPWWGVLAVNEGGMASHGGIIGIVIACWLFARKYSVNTLYLFDLVAVVGPLGVFFGRIANFINGELVGRPCDPTYPLAVKFPQDIYSWPAAEAGRLPELAPVAEKVGVTSEKWLELAQNFRMDIGAREQLYDILNKIVVGIQDGNTAAKEAIAPLLTPRYPSQLFAALGEGLFLFLILFFLWRKPRKPGFIAACFVLLYAIVRVIDEHFRMPDAHIGYQWLGLTRGQWLSVVMFIVGLILMFVWTRASSLSVPGWARGYSIKLNRK